Part of the Cervus canadensis isolate Bull #8, Minnesota chromosome 15, ASM1932006v1, whole genome shotgun sequence genome is shown below.
AGCTTTTTTTCCCATTgatatttctattgttttctttgtctcatttATCTCTGGTTTTTATGACTTCTACtaactgggttttgtttgttctttctctagtcgCTCTAGCTGTAAGGTGAGGTTTGTTTCCTGATGTAAAATTGTATGGCTATAAacttcctcttagaactgcttttcctgcatcccataggttttggatcattgtggctttcattttctccgatttcttcagtgatctatTGATTTTTTAGTACCATACTGTTTAACCTccacgtgtttgtgttttttacaagttttttcttgtagttgatttgtAATCTCTAATGTTGGGCTCAGAAATGCTGCTTAATATGATTTCCATTTTCCTAAATTTAAACAAGATTTgctttgtggcccagcatgtgatcaATCCTGGAGAATGCTCCATGTGCACTTAAAAAGAGTGTGTATTCTGCTTTTGAATAGATTGCTCTATAAATAGCAATTATCTTCCATCAAGTCTGAtatgtcatttaaggcctgtgtttccctattgattttctgtctggtctattgatgaaagtgggctattaaaatctcccactattattgttacTGGCAATTTCTACTTTTATAGCTGTTAGGAGCACCtgaatatataaggcaaatactaTTTTGGGTGCATACATGTTTATACTTGTTATATctccttggattgatccctttatcattatgtagtgtcctttgtctcttgtaacagtctttctagtctattttatctgatgagTATTgctcctccagctttcttttgatttctatttgcatggaatatctttttccatcccctcatttACAGACTGTATGTGTCCCTAAATCTGAAATGAGtttcctgtagacagcatatataaagGTCCTGTTTTCTTTTAATCCATTTGGCCAATATACTTCTTTTGGTTGGaatgtttaatccatttacatttcaggtaattatcaatatatatggTTCTTAtggccattttgttaattgtggtggattttttttgtaggtttttttttctccccttcctcttttctcttgtgACTTTTCGTACTGTATTTggattcctttgtgtgtgtgtgtgagtgaatttATTGTAGATGTTTGGTTTGCGGTTAtcatgaggttttgatatagcATTCTATATATAAACAAGATTGTCTTAAGTTactggtcttttaatttcaaatacatttcCAGTATCCTGTATTTGTACTCTGCTCACAATCACTGGCTGTGATATTGTATTTGTGTCAGATGATTTCCTGCCTTTACTGTATgcttgcctttaccagtgagcttttcCATTCATAGTTTTCTTGTTTCTACTTGTGgccattttttctttcctgcttaaAGAAGTTCTTTTAGTGTGTTACAAAGCTGGTTTGATAGTGTCgaattctttttgctttgtttgtctgtaaaacttttgatttctctgtcaaatctgaatgGAGAGACTTTctgggtagaatattcttggttgaaggttcttccctttcatcactgtAAATCTATCAtacccttctggcctgcagaatttctgctgaaaaactTTATGGGAATTgccttgtatattatttgttgcttttcccttgttttaatattttatgtctttgattcccaccattctgtcttccaactCACACTTATCCATTTTTCTGCCCATTTATTCTGATGATTTATTCTCATGTATTTTCAGTTATTGTCATTGTTCATCTCTTTAGATCTTCTAGCTCTTTACTAAacatgtatgtatctttttgtactgtgcctccattcttttccggAGACTTTGggtcatctttactgtcattactctgaattccttATTTGGGAGTAGACTACCTAGCTTCACTTCCCTTGGTGGTTGTTTAGGGCTTTTATCTTGTTCATTGTCTGGGacatattcctctgccatcttcattgtgtctgactttctgtgactgCCCTTTTCATTTCACAAGCTGCAGGGCTGTGGTTCCTCTTGCTCCTGCTGTCTGCCTCCTGGTGCATGAGCCCGGGGTAAGAGCTTGTGCAGGCTTCCCGGTGGGAGGGACTAGTTCCTGTCCATTGGTGGGCAGGGCTATTTCAACGGGTGTGTTTAGCTGGCAGTTATGGGTTCATAAAGActttaggcagcctgtctgctgatgggtgggtcTGTGTTCCCACCCTGCTGGTTGTTTGCCTTGAGGGTTCCCAGTACTGGAGCCTATAGGGTCATGGGTGGGGCCAGGTTTGGGGGAGAAAATGGCCACCTCTaaacttccctcatggctcagccagtaaggagtctgtctgcaatgcaggagacctaggttcgatccctgggttgggacaatcccctggagaaggagatggcaacccactccagtattcttgcctggaaaatcccatggacagaggagcctggcaggctacagttcatcgggtcacaaagagtcaggcatgactgagtgacttcacttctctcTATGGCCACCTCCAGAAGAGCTCACTGTTGTtcttcagacactcagtcgtgtccaactctttgccaccccatggactgcagcattccaggcttccctgtccttcactatcttctggagtttgctgaaactcatggccattgagtcggtgatgccatccaaacatgtcatcctctgttgtccccttctcctcctgccttcaatctttctcagcatctcaCCTGGCCAAAGGAGCTCATACCAATGAGTTTTCCCCAGTACTATGGCCACCAGTGTTTTTGTCCCTGCAGTGTACTACAACCAAAGGCTATATATCATTTGCTGAACCCTGGTGTACATAAAAAAAACTAAGGTAACAACAGTTtgactgttttcagttttataaaattttcatgatcttgaaaaaatgttttcctatttcttaatTGCCAGTTTTGAATGATTATCTTTTCTATTGGTAAGATAAAGCTGTTGATACCTTAGTAAAGTGGTAAAGATTTGTTTCTACTTGCTACCGAATTGGGCAGTATTTGCATTATATGACTTCAAAATGAAATTTACCTTCTCTTGACAGATAAAACACTACATGTGAAGATTGGTGAAAGGGAATATTGATTTCTGAAGTGTCCTGGAGAGGAAAAACACTGGTCAGTATCAAGTGGACAATGCTTGGTGTTTTCCAAAGATGCTATTGAAGTAGTCTTTGCTACTGCTTTCCTTCACTCAGTCAGAGCTCTTCATAACATGGGCTGCATGAAATCAAAGCAAACTTTCCCATTTCCCACCACACTTGAGAGTGAGAAGAGGCATGTGAGTGAAGAAAACTTTATGCCTGAAGAGAAATTTCTACCCAGGAGACCTTCTCTAGTTAGTGTCAAAGAGGAAGTGAAGGAACCCCCAGGGCCTCAAATTGTGGTCTTCGAATTTGCACAGCACCTGTCCCAGGAAATCTTGAGTGATGCCTTGCAGCAGTGGGCAGGCAACAACCTCAAGTACCATGACATCCCATATATTGAGAGTGAAGGGCCTTGATTCTATGTGTAAGATGACAACACTTTCTTGAACTGTGGATAAAGTTGGTGCTAGTTTAAATACATGAAACAATAACAGAAACTGGTGTGAATAAATACAAATAACTCCATCTGggtgtaaagaaaaatattacaataGCTTCAAGAGTCTAATACCTAAAATGAAGTGTTTTAAGCAGTTCTACATTAACAGCAGTTTCTCTCTGCGTGGTCTTGGATTTTAGTCACTAAAGGTTTAAATGTAAGTCCTCTGGAGCCACAGGAATCAATCAGCTGTGTGTCACACCACTTCCTTCCAGAGGCAGTAATGCCATCAccaaagaaataagaattttaaaagcaccTTGGGTTTACAACTGgttattttaaagacatttctttaaaataactgtcAGTTTAAACAAAAACCACAAGGTACAAAAAGATTTTTCTTGAAATGCTTGGGTAAGGGAATGGCACTCAAGTCAGAGTGGTTAACAATGGGTTTTGTTTGTCAAAACCTTTTGGGTCAAGGTTTGGATCCCTCCTTAACACAAATGGTCAAACATAAGAAAGCAACCCATGTGGAAGAGGTCTACCATGAACCTTGTCCTTAATTAAATCATTACTTATGTAGATGAAAAGCATACCTATCACCTGGATAGTTAGTCAGGGCCGTAACTAATCACAGCTGTTATTGGATGATTCAGACTTTGCATATAAGCATCTTAACAAGATACAATTTATAGAAGTCATGACAATGTTTACTGCATTGAATTAGGTAGCCCAGTGATATTACTATACAAGAAAACCAGCATGCCTAGCTTTTATAAACAGCAATCCAGAGAACTATAAAGTAACAGAAGCCCTAGCTGACAAGGTGGCAAGAAGAGCCTGATCTCAGCGCCACACGTGTGTTAAGTGTTACTGTCTCACAGACACAAGGGACTGGTACATGGACAGGCACCCTTCAGATTACTATTCGGATTATGCATGAGATGTGCAGTTATTACAAAAGATCAAATATTCCTCTAAAGGGAATACTCACATATGTATTTTTACTGGTAAAAAAGCCCATGGGGGCATCTACAGCCATATGCTATACTATTTTCATAAATTTGGCTTTTTTGGAAAGTTTTCTGAAAAGATAATTAGTTTAAGATAGTGACGGAAAATTCAGGAAAGTAGAAAGAAGATACTGAGAAGACATTAGCTTGCAAGAAAACTGATACATTATAAGATACTTTTACTAAGATACAGTAGACCCTTATAATCAAAAgtgaagaaaggcagaaaaaagcTTGTGACCTCTAATGACATAAATGTATATGACCTTATGAGCAGGCAGAATTGCCACCTCTAATGTTAGCATTATACTCTGAAGCCCACAGTCAAACAGACTAAATTCTCCACGGTAAATGGGCAAAGAAAATTCTTCGAAGCAACAGGTCTGTCACCTTTCAGTTGCATTTGTACGGCTGGTCATTTAACCTTCACCCACTCCCGGGTTTGTACTGTACTGCTATACTTATAATTAGCAACTTTACAAAAACCACCACCCCGTTCATACAAAGATCTGAAGTCACAAGGCTAAGAGTAGAAAGTTTCCCAAATGTGCAAAACATATTTCTAGCTCATGAAGAAAAATTTAGTTTTATGAGTGTTTATACTAATGACTCAGACAAAAGCCTAGATGTtgtcattttccttcattttatatcTCGCATCATATACTTTCACTACAAGGTCACTGCTGTTTAAAAGATATAAGTATATAAGATAATACATATTATGGTGAGAACACAAAGCCATATGAAAGTGCATTACACTAGATTTTTCAGCATACATAGGGATATAGACTAGTAGGCTTAGATTACACCTAAATATTTAAACCTCAGGTTCCCCCTTTGCCCTAGGCCTTTACTTCCTAGGGGAGTAATACAGGATGTCTGCCAGATCGGAATCTAGCTAGAAGCCTAATCTCTGTTGCCACCCTCTCTGATACTATGGCTTTGTCACTGAGCACCACCCCCTTGCTCCCAACTCATTTTAATAGAGTTATAGTAGCTTGTGACACAGAGACTTAAAGCTTGCATAATCAGTGAGTTAGTGGATAAACCATGTTGGGGCAGGCAGGAAACAGCTGGATCAAATGTACTGCATATGACTGTTATCCAGTTATAGTTTGGTGTGATGGCAACATAAATGAGAACATCTTTGACAGGATAATTCAACTTCTAACCTGCCTTCATGTTTAAAGATCAGATTTCCTCCATTTGAAGGTCTTTCATGAACAAAGTTAGAAAGGCTGTTTTAGAAGGAAGGAGACATACATTATTAATAAAGCAAGACTGAAAGAATTATTAGCTACTGGAATTGAAAACATTTGTTCCAACTTAGATCACGAACATGAAGAAATAAGAATAGTGACCAGATTATAAGGGAAAGGATAGTGGGGAAAAGAGGGACCAAGAAACAACATTCCCATCAGGCTCTAAAAACAAGCTTCCAGTGTTGCCATGTGAGGGCAAGACTCCCCACACTCCATTGGTTACCACATGACACGTGCGAAACCATTCATTCTTTTACCTCAAGAACGTCCAGGGGAGGGGGCGATGAGTGCCAGCCGGTGACGGAGGGTACCTGCAGGGGCAGCTGTGGAAGCAGCAGATGAGCCGAGAAGAGGTGCCACTCCTCACTTAAAACCCACACCCCCACAGATGTGCTTCCGCCGCCGCCTTCCCAGGGCAGTGTCTCTTCAGCGCTAGTTATCACCTTTCAGTCACAGGCCTTTGATCTGAGACCTCTCCACTTTTTGTTGCCTTATCAGTTCTTTGCAAACTACCTGTGGTTATTAGCACTTAAAGCACAATTTTGAAGGGGATAAACGTGATCTTAGTCCCAAAGGAATTGTTTGTGTCAGATTGCCTTATTAGTATTAAACAGAGACATGCTGAATGATCAAGTAGCATGACATGCATATAGCCCACTCGGTATTGGCATTTATGAGATAGGGGAACTATACTTTTGTAATTATATAGTTTTAGAAATCAGAAGTTAAGAGACAAATTATAATATCAAGgaacagtaatttaaaaacaaagctcTAACAAATAAATGGCTTGATTAATCATAATGCCCTCATCCTGTATCTTTGTGACCAAACTGGACATGTCTTCCCTGGAGCAGTGGGCACGAGCTCAGACGTACTCCCTACATCTTGAAATGATATTTGTTAGCAAATTCTCTTCACTGTAAGACTTACCTATGAAATGGTATattttttccaagtatttttgTGAAAACACTTTCCCTAACTGTACAATAAAAGTCCAGTTGCAATTAACTAGTTATGAGTTCTTATTTAATTGATGCAAGCAACTGCTTTTTCCCATTGTGTGATTTCGAATTTTTTAACATAAAGGACTTAACATTTTCTGCATTTATagcaaatacaaagaaaataaaaatccatttatacaaaatattttcttagatcattTGCATCCACATTTAggagctttaaaaatataaatgtaggacttcccttgtggtccagtggctaagaatgcATGCTTcaactgcagagggcatgggtttgatccctggtcagggaagccctcatgcaGTGGAgggcagccaaaacaaacaaagaatatAAATTTAAACATGTTCATTCATTACTATGGCATCTTTTTTCCAAATATGTTCCTaattttgggggaggggagggatgatTCATGTTAAATATATTGAGAACAGAAAATGTAAAGCAAATCCTTCTGGACtgcaatttcctcatctatgaaaagaGTGCTAGATATAATCTTTGTCATTTTCAGTTCTGCctgcttttcagttttcaaaagtaAAGTTCTCTTAGTTCTGAGGGGTTTGGAATGAAGGAAAAACTGAaccaagttataaaataaattataagctgatctttaaaaatgattcttaCCTGGACATTAATGTTCCAAGTCTGGGACATTCACAAttgtgttgttgttcactcagtcatgtccaattctttgtgaccccatggactgaagcatgccaggcttccctgtccttcaccatctcctggagttttctcaaactcatgacgattgagtcaatgatgccgtcTGACCATCGCACCCTccatcgcccccttctcctcctgtcatcagtctttccaagcatcagggtcttttcatataagctggctcttcacaacaggtggccaaagtattggagctttagcttcagcatcagtccttccaatgaatattcacagttgatttcctttagattgactgttttgatctccttactgtccaagggactctcaagagtcttttccagcaccacagattgaaagcatcagttcttcggtgctcagccttctttatggtccaactctcacatccatacatgactactggaaaaaccttagctttgacagTTGTGTACCTTAAACTTATTTTGTCAACAGTAGCAATTACTGAAGGTATTTCATAGAACAAAAGGGTTTCAAGTATTTTCTTGAAACCAGAAAACCAGAGGGTTTTCAAGTTTTTTCTCCTGATTTGAACTACTGTAAGGACAGATTAGTGTTATCACACCAAAGTCTGAGGTAAATTGCAGAGTGTCTATCTTAAGTGATAAGAATTTTCTAATGTCTCATTCTGCCAGATTAGCAAATATTGCAAGCAACAAGAAATAATGTTTTTACTTTCACCATAGGAAGGGATTCTGATTAACTTCAGGGAAGGCCAAGGCTGAGTTAATAATGAAGAGACAATCTCACAATAaccttttcctctctgcttgAGATTTCTAATGTTATAAAAGGAACACTTCAGCTACAGTAACTCAGAAttctttaaaatagatttttaactaataaaaataaatggaaaaataaaatagatttttatactATGAAATTCTATGAAGTGTTAACAAAGTAtccaaaaaacattttataaccTATATATAAGTTTACTTAACATTAAACTTAACATtaaaagcttactccttggaaggaaagttatgaccaacctagacagcatattaaaaagcagagacatcactttgccaacaaaggtctgtctagttaaggctatggtttttccaatagtcatgtatggatgtgagaggtggactataaagaaagctgagcaccgaagaattcatgcttttgaactgtggtgttggagaagactcttgagagttgcttggactgcaaggagatccaaccagtccatcctaaaggagatcagtcctgggtgttcattggaaggactgatgctgaagctgaaactctaatcctttggccacctgatgtgaagagctgactcctttgaaaagcctctgatgctgggaaagattgagggcaggaggagaaggggatgacagaggatgagatggttggatggcatcaccgactcaatggacatgaatttgggtaaactccaggagttggtgatgggcagggaggcctggcgtgctgcggtccatggggtcgcaaagagtcatgcacaactgaatgactgaactgaactgaacattaaaaaCCAATTTCCAG
Proteins encoded:
- the C15H2orf88 gene encoding small membrane A-kinase anchor protein, giving the protein MGCMKSKQTFPFPTTLESEKRHVSEENFMPEEKFLPRRPSLVSVKEEVKEPPGPQIVVFEFAQHLSQEILSDALQQWAGNNLKYHDIPYIESEGP